From one Pontibacillus sp. HMF3514 genomic stretch:
- a CDS encoding DUF2624 domain-containing protein, with protein sequence MKNMIKQVVKQKLKTLTVDELISYANEYNLSITPKQSEQIIAFLKKTDLNPLDEQDRMKALKKLAQITDPQTAQKVNKIFHGIVKENGLSHWF encoded by the coding sequence ATGAAAAACATGATTAAACAAGTTGTTAAGCAGAAATTAAAAACTCTCACCGTTGATGAATTAATTTCCTATGCCAATGAGTACAACTTGTCCATTACTCCAAAACAAAGTGAACAGATCATAGCGTTTTTAAAGAAAACAGACTTAAATCCATTAGATGAACAAGACCGGATGAAAGCCCTAAAAAAATTAGCTCAAATTACTGACCCACAAACAGCACAAAAGGTTAATAAAATTTTTCATGGCATTGTAAAAGAAAACGGTTTGTCTCACTGGTTCTAA
- a CDS encoding helix-turn-helix transcriptional regulator gives MDLTSRQEQIIEIVKEDGPITGENIADRLDLTRATLRPDLAILTMAGYLDARPRVGYFYTGKTGSELLTEKLKKIKVHEYQSIPVVVNENVSVYDAICTMFLEDVGTLFVVNDRSLLFGVLSRKDLLRASIGNQDLREIPVHIIMTRMPNVTICHKDDLLLEAGQILIDKQIDALPVVRETEEGWEVIGRLTKTNLTKALVELGRDERL, from the coding sequence ATGGATTTAACATCACGCCAAGAACAGATTATTGAGATTGTTAAAGAGGATGGTCCTATCACGGGAGAAAATATTGCAGATCGTCTTGATTTGACCCGTGCCACCCTTCGTCCAGACTTAGCTATTTTAACCATGGCGGGATATTTGGATGCACGACCACGTGTAGGTTATTTTTATACAGGGAAAACAGGTTCGGAATTATTGACAGAAAAACTAAAGAAAATTAAAGTACATGAATATCAATCCATCCCAGTTGTCGTTAATGAAAATGTTTCGGTATATGATGCCATTTGCACAATGTTTTTAGAAGATGTCGGAACTCTTTTCGTAGTAAATGATCGTTCGTTACTATTCGGTGTTCTTTCTCGAAAGGATTTATTGCGAGCAAGTATCGGGAACCAAGATCTTCGAGAAATTCCTGTACACATCATAATGACAAGAATGCCTAATGTTACAATTTGTCATAAGGATGATCTATTGTTAGAGGCTGGTCAAATTCTAATCGACAAACAAATTGATGCACTTCCAGTAGTGAGAGAAACAGAAGAAGGCTGGGAAGTGATTGGAAGATTGACCAAAACCAATCTAACAAAAGCGCTTGTAGAACTTGGGAGAGATGAACGATTATAA
- a CDS encoding DEAD/DEAH box helicase, with protein MTDQKFQSFGLQPMMNDIISKLNFQEPTPIQQKVIPSVLRNDSIIGQSHTGSGKTHAYLIPLLNQIDASKKEVQVVITAPTRELATQIYNEVRKMIQLGEKEQDWRAKLLVGGTDKQKTMEKLKEQPQIVVGTPGRILDLIKEGALDTYTAKSMVIDETDLMLDLGFIEEVDQILVRMDREVQILVFSATIPERLKPFLNKYLENPAHIHAEEKKPSPENMEHRLIPLRHRDKADMIIKVSELIQPYLAIIFANKKERADELAAELTQKGLEVGVIHGGLSPRERKRVLKDIQNLRYQYIVATDLAARGIDIQGVSHVINADLPKEEEFYIHRVGRTARAGLEGTAINLYTDEDEKLIAKLEKSGIQFDRYDIKKGEWELIKDWNERSARKKQENETDREAWKKVRKPKKVKPGYKKKMKRQQEAIKKKMNPNPKNNRRK; from the coding sequence ATGACAGATCAAAAATTCCAATCATTTGGATTACAACCAATGATGAATGATATTATTTCTAAGTTAAATTTTCAGGAGCCTACACCTATTCAACAAAAGGTGATTCCTTCTGTATTACGCAATGACAGCATCATCGGCCAATCTCATACAGGTTCTGGGAAAACACATGCGTACCTAATCCCATTGCTTAATCAGATTGATGCTTCTAAAAAGGAAGTTCAGGTGGTCATTACAGCTCCCACGAGAGAGCTAGCAACACAAATTTATAATGAAGTCCGTAAGATGATTCAATTAGGAGAAAAAGAACAAGACTGGCGTGCTAAGTTGCTTGTTGGTGGTACAGATAAGCAAAAGACAATGGAAAAGTTAAAAGAGCAGCCACAAATTGTTGTGGGTACACCTGGCCGCATTCTTGATTTAATCAAAGAAGGTGCACTTGATACCTACACAGCTAAATCCATGGTGATCGATGAAACGGATCTTATGTTGGATTTAGGGTTTATTGAAGAAGTAGACCAAATCCTTGTTCGAATGGATCGAGAAGTACAGATCTTAGTCTTCTCTGCAACCATTCCTGAGCGCCTAAAACCATTCTTGAACAAGTATCTAGAGAATCCAGCTCACATCCATGCTGAGGAAAAGAAACCTTCCCCTGAAAATATGGAGCATAGGTTAATTCCTCTTCGACATCGTGATAAAGCGGATATGATTATCAAAGTTTCAGAACTGATTCAGCCATATTTGGCAATCATTTTCGCTAATAAAAAAGAACGAGCTGATGAACTAGCAGCTGAGCTAACTCAAAAAGGGTTAGAAGTTGGTGTTATTCATGGTGGATTATCTCCACGTGAACGTAAGCGCGTTCTTAAGGACATTCAAAACCTCCGTTATCAATACATTGTCGCAACAGATCTAGCGGCTCGAGGTATTGATATTCAAGGAGTTAGTCATGTGATTAACGCCGATTTACCTAAAGAAGAGGAGTTCTATATCCACCGTGTTGGTCGTACAGCTCGAGCTGGGTTAGAAGGTACTGCGATTAACCTTTATACGGATGAAGACGAAAAGTTAATCGCTAAGCTTGAAAAATCCGGTATTCAATTTGATCGTTATGATATTAAAAAAGGCGAGTGGGAGCTCATTAAGGATTGGAATGAGCGTTCTGCCCGTAAAAAGCAAGAAAACGAAACGGACCGTGAAGCTTGGAAGAAAGTACGAAAGCCTAAAAAAGTTAAGCCAGGATATAAAAAGAAAATGAAACGTCAACAAGAAGCGATTAAAAAGAAAATGAACCCTAATCCGAAGAACAATAGAAGAAAATAA
- a CDS encoding pyruvate, water dikinase regulatory protein, translated as MEKPIVYVVSDSVGETAELVAKASISQFNNSHFEIQRIPYIEDKQTLKDAVLQAKEKGALIGFTLVKRDFRQYLLEVAKEHNVPAIDIIGPMIDEMEKLYKTEPKLEPGLVHKLDEDYFKRVEAIEFAVKYDDGRDPRGILKADIVLIGVSRTSKTPLSQYLAHKRLKVANVPIVPEVDPPEELFTVDPAKCIGLEITAEKLNDIRRERLKALGLDDQATYANMKRIEQELNHFEQVVDRINCKVIDVSNKAVEETANTILHLIKQR; from the coding sequence ATGGAAAAGCCGATTGTTTATGTAGTCTCTGACTCAGTTGGAGAAACAGCAGAACTAGTCGCTAAAGCTTCAATCAGTCAATTTAATAATAGTCATTTTGAAATCCAACGCATTCCTTATATAGAAGATAAACAGACGTTAAAGGATGCTGTATTACAAGCAAAAGAAAAAGGGGCCCTTATTGGTTTCACACTTGTGAAAAGAGATTTTAGACAGTATTTATTAGAAGTAGCTAAAGAGCATAATGTACCGGCTATTGATATTATCGGACCCATGATAGACGAAATGGAAAAGTTATATAAAACAGAGCCGAAATTAGAGCCTGGTCTCGTTCATAAGTTAGATGAAGACTACTTTAAACGGGTTGAAGCCATTGAATTTGCGGTGAAATATGATGATGGTAGAGATCCACGTGGTATTTTAAAAGCAGATATTGTTCTAATTGGTGTTTCCAGAACATCTAAAACACCACTGTCTCAATACTTAGCTCACAAACGGTTAAAAGTTGCAAATGTACCTATTGTTCCTGAGGTGGATCCTCCAGAAGAATTATTTACTGTAGATCCGGCTAAATGTATTGGGTTAGAAATTACCGCAGAAAAATTAAATGATATTAGAAGAGAGCGACTCAAAGCACTTGGTTTGGATGATCAGGCTACATATGCTAACATGAAACGCATTGAACAAGAATTAAATCATTTTGAACAGGTCGTGGATCGAATCAATTGTAAAGTCATTGATGTATCGAATAAAGCGGTCGAAGAAACAGCAAACACAATTTTGCATTTAATTAAACAAAGATAA
- the rpoD gene encoding RNA polymerase sigma factor RpoD has product MAEKPSSQKSTENELTLEQAKEQVLELGKKRGILAYEEVAERLSNFELDSETMDEFYEYLNDQGVEVIGDSNEDPSIQQLNKEEEFDLNDLSVPPGVKINDPVRMYLKEIGRVDLLSAEEEINLAQRIENGDEEAKRRLAEANLRLVVSIAKRYVGRGMLFLDLIQEGNMGLIKAVEKFDYRKGYKFSTYATWWIRQAITRAIADQARTIRIPVHMVETINKLIRVQRQLLQDLGREPIPEEIAEDMDLTPDKVREILKIAQEPVSLETPIGEEDDSHLGDFIEDQEATSPSDHAAYELLKEQLEDVLDTLTDREENVLRLRFGLDDGRTRTLKEVGKVFGVTRERIRQIEAKALRKLRHPSRSKRLKDFLE; this is encoded by the coding sequence ATGGCAGAGAAGCCATCAAGTCAAAAATCAACTGAGAATGAGCTAACCCTAGAACAGGCAAAGGAACAGGTGCTTGAATTAGGGAAAAAGCGTGGAATATTAGCTTATGAAGAAGTGGCTGAGCGTTTATCCAATTTTGAATTGGATTCAGAGACAATGGATGAGTTCTATGAGTATTTAAATGATCAAGGTGTAGAAGTGATTGGAGATTCAAATGAGGATCCAAGCATTCAACAACTCAACAAAGAAGAGGAATTCGATCTGAATGATTTAAGTGTACCGCCAGGGGTGAAAATTAATGACCCTGTTCGTATGTACCTTAAAGAAATTGGGCGTGTAGACCTTCTGTCAGCTGAAGAAGAGATTAACCTTGCGCAACGCATTGAAAACGGTGATGAAGAAGCGAAGCGTCGTTTAGCTGAAGCAAACTTACGTTTAGTAGTAAGTATTGCAAAACGTTATGTAGGTCGCGGCATGCTTTTCCTTGACTTAATTCAAGAAGGAAACATGGGATTAATTAAAGCTGTTGAAAAGTTTGATTATCGTAAAGGGTATAAGTTTAGTACGTATGCTACGTGGTGGATCCGTCAGGCAATCACCCGTGCTATTGCTGACCAAGCAAGAACAATCCGTATACCTGTACACATGGTTGAAACGATCAATAAATTAATTCGGGTGCAACGTCAACTTCTTCAAGATCTTGGTCGTGAACCAATTCCTGAAGAAATTGCTGAAGACATGGACCTAACACCAGATAAAGTTCGAGAAATCTTGAAAATTGCTCAAGAACCCGTTTCATTAGAAACTCCAATTGGTGAAGAAGATGACTCTCATTTAGGTGATTTCATCGAAGACCAAGAAGCGACATCCCCTTCAGACCATGCAGCTTATGAGTTGTTAAAAGAACAGTTAGAGGACGTACTAGACACATTAACAGACCGTGAAGAAAATGTTCTACGTCTTCGTTTTGGACTAGATGATGGTCGTACACGTACACTTAAAGAAGTTGGTAAAGTATTTGGTGTTACTCGTGAACGTATCCGTCAAATTGAAGCGAAAGCTCTTCGCAAATTACGTCACCCTAGTCGTAGCAAACGTCTAAAAGACTTCTTAGAATAG
- a CDS encoding tRNA (adenine(22)-N(1))-methyltransferase TrmK — protein sequence MKQIQLSERLKKVASYLPESALFADIGSDHAYLPCHVCIHDSSSRAIAGEVNEGPFQAAVNQVTEQGLQERIEVRKGDGLNVIEQGEVEQVTIAGMGGKLIRHILEDGKDKLTKTERIITQPNIDARVLREWFIQHNYVLIHEDILEEDGHIYEILVADKGDSLAPYTDEREKELFFGPFLLKKKDPAFIKKWKHERDKLVKITEQMRQATQPDEDKIKQFQNQIKWIEEVLNHE from the coding sequence TTGAAACAAATACAACTTTCTGAAAGACTGAAAAAAGTTGCGTCATATTTACCTGAATCAGCATTATTTGCTGATATTGGCTCTGATCATGCGTATCTACCATGTCATGTGTGTATTCATGATTCATCTTCACGTGCTATTGCTGGTGAAGTAAATGAGGGGCCTTTTCAAGCGGCTGTCAATCAAGTTACTGAACAAGGGTTACAAGAGCGCATTGAAGTTCGAAAAGGAGACGGATTAAACGTCATTGAGCAAGGTGAAGTAGAACAAGTCACCATTGCAGGTATGGGTGGAAAGTTAATTCGTCATATACTTGAGGATGGCAAGGATAAACTTACGAAAACAGAGCGTATTATTACGCAACCCAATATTGATGCTAGAGTATTAAGGGAATGGTTTATCCAGCATAACTATGTTCTCATTCATGAAGATATTCTTGAAGAAGATGGTCATATTTATGAGATACTCGTAGCAGATAAAGGGGATTCATTGGCACCATACACGGATGAAAGAGAAAAGGAACTGTTCTTTGGACCATTTCTTTTAAAGAAAAAAGATCCTGCATTCATTAAGAAATGGAAGCATGAACGTGATAAATTAGTGAAAATAACAGAACAAATGAGACAGGCAACTCAACCTGATGAGGACAAGATAAAACAATTTCAAAATCAGATTAAATGGATTGAGGAGGTCTTAAATCATGAGTAA
- a CDS encoding Nif3-like dinuclear metal center hexameric protein — MSNIATGQQIIKWFEQLAPKHLAMDKDPIGIQVGTLNKKVNKVMVTLDVLENVVDEAIENEVDLIIAHHPLLYVPLKQVNPDHEKGRIVQKLLKHDITVYAAHTNLDVAKGGVNEALCEALGVVPKDILVETGSEKLYKLAVYVPETHQDQLRLALGDAGAGHIGDYSHCIFQTPGTGSFKPLDGTNPYIGTQGEIEKVEEVKMETIVPQSLLTSVLKVMEEAHPYEEVAYDLFPLENKGEKQGAGRIAKLDEPKTLRELAEHVKQALDVPTLRVVGDLDKRVETIAVLGGDGNKFTSQAKRKGADVFITGDLYFHVAHDALGMGLNVIDPGHHVEKVMKKKVKDYLQAEFEKQGVDTELMVSQVNTEPFQFM; from the coding sequence ATGAGTAACATTGCAACCGGACAGCAAATTATTAAATGGTTTGAACAATTAGCACCAAAGCATTTAGCGATGGACAAAGATCCAATCGGAATTCAAGTAGGGACCCTTAATAAAAAAGTAAATAAAGTCATGGTCACATTAGATGTGTTAGAAAACGTTGTAGATGAAGCCATAGAAAATGAAGTGGATCTTATCATAGCACACCATCCATTACTTTATGTGCCTTTAAAACAGGTTAATCCTGATCATGAAAAAGGACGAATCGTTCAAAAGCTCTTGAAGCATGATATTACGGTGTATGCTGCTCACACGAATCTTGATGTCGCTAAAGGTGGCGTAAATGAAGCTTTATGTGAAGCTCTTGGTGTGGTACCGAAAGATATTCTAGTAGAAACGGGAAGTGAAAAGTTATATAAATTAGCTGTCTATGTTCCTGAAACTCACCAGGATCAACTGAGACTCGCCTTAGGTGATGCTGGAGCGGGTCACATTGGTGATTATAGTCACTGTATCTTCCAAACACCTGGAACTGGATCTTTCAAACCTTTAGATGGTACAAACCCTTATATCGGTACACAAGGTGAAATCGAGAAAGTTGAAGAAGTTAAAATGGAAACGATTGTTCCTCAATCTCTTTTAACTAGTGTGTTAAAAGTTATGGAAGAGGCACACCCATATGAAGAAGTCGCTTACGATCTATTTCCACTTGAAAACAAGGGTGAAAAACAAGGGGCCGGGCGAATAGCTAAACTCGATGAACCTAAGACATTGCGCGAATTAGCGGAACATGTGAAACAAGCATTAGATGTCCCGACATTAAGAGTAGTTGGAGATCTTGATAAAAGGGTAGAAACGATTGCTGTATTAGGGGGCGATGGAAACAAATTTACCTCCCAAGCAAAACGCAAGGGAGCAGATGTTTTCATTACGGGCGATCTTTATTTCCACGTAGCTCATGATGCACTAGGTATGGGACTAAATGTTATCGACCCAGGACACCATGTTGAGAAGGTCATGAAGAAAAAAGTTAAAGACTACCTACAAGCGGAATTTGAAAAGCAAGGTGTAGATACAGAGCTTATGGTATCTCAAGTGAATACAGAGCCTTTTCAATTTATGTAA
- the cccA gene encoding cytochrome c550, translating to MKRNPVMPYALIAVLGLTLMIVISFVGLNQMDQVKEGHGGEEKEEEAATTDPEKIYSQNCASCHGSDLSGQVGPSLKTLGSKYSKEEIQGIIENGKGSAMPAFKGKLKSEQIKSLSTWLSEKK from the coding sequence ATGAAGAGAAACCCAGTTATGCCATATGCTTTAATTGCTGTACTCGGCCTAACCCTTATGATTGTGATTTCTTTTGTTGGTTTAAACCAAATGGATCAAGTAAAAGAAGGTCATGGTGGCGAGGAGAAAGAAGAAGAAGCAGCTACTACGGACCCAGAAAAAATTTATAGTCAAAACTGTGCTAGTTGTCATGGTTCTGATTTATCAGGTCAAGTAGGTCCAAGCCTAAAAACACTCGGTTCGAAATATTCTAAAGAAGAGATTCAAGGGATTATCGAAAACGGAAAAGGTTCTGCGATGCCTGCATTTAAAGGTAAGTTAAAGTCAGAACAAATTAAAAGCTTAAGTACATGGCTTTCTGAAAAGAAATAA
- a CDS encoding deoxyribonuclease IV has product MLKLGSHVSMSGKNMLKGASEEAASYGANTFMIYTGAPQNTRRKAIEDLNIEAGLAHMEEQSIEEIVVHSAYIINIGNTVKPHVYELGVDFLTNEIERVEALNKANQIVLHPGSHVSQGQEIGLQQIIKGLNEVFANKPDTKCQIALETMAGKGSELGRSFEELATIIEGVEDSDKLSVCFDTCHTHDAGYDIVNDFDGVLDEFDRIIGLDRLKVLHINDSKNERGAGKDRHENIGYGHIGFEALNYIVHHPRLADIPKILETPYVGEDKKNKKPPYQYEIESLRSQTFTDWRSELLNS; this is encoded by the coding sequence ATGTTAAAACTAGGTTCCCACGTATCCATGAGCGGGAAAAACATGCTAAAAGGTGCGAGCGAAGAAGCCGCTTCTTATGGCGCTAATACATTCATGATTTATACAGGTGCTCCACAAAATACAAGACGTAAAGCGATCGAAGATTTAAACATCGAGGCTGGCCTTGCACATATGGAAGAGCAAAGCATTGAAGAAATCGTTGTCCACTCTGCTTATATCATTAATATTGGAAACACTGTAAAACCTCACGTATATGAGCTAGGCGTTGATTTCCTAACAAATGAAATTGAACGAGTGGAAGCTTTAAACAAAGCAAACCAAATCGTACTTCACCCAGGTTCCCATGTTAGCCAAGGTCAAGAAATTGGCTTACAACAAATCATTAAAGGTCTTAATGAAGTTTTCGCTAACAAACCAGATACCAAATGCCAAATTGCTCTAGAAACAATGGCTGGTAAAGGTAGTGAACTTGGACGTAGTTTTGAAGAACTTGCCACGATCATTGAAGGTGTGGAGGATAGCGACAAGCTTTCAGTCTGTTTTGATACCTGTCACACACATGATGCAGGCTACGACATCGTCAATGACTTTGACGGTGTTTTGGACGAGTTCGACCGAATCATCGGACTTGATCGCCTTAAGGTTCTCCATATTAATGACAGTAAAAATGAACGCGGTGCTGGTAAAGACCGACATGAGAACATTGGATATGGTCACATTGGATTTGAAGCACTTAACTACATTGTGCACCATCCAAGGCTTGCCGATATTCCAAAGATTTTAGAAACGCCATATGTAGGTGAAGATAAGAAAAACAAAAAGCCTCCTTATCAATATGAAATCGAAAGCTTACGTTCTCAAACCTTCACGGATTGGAGATCAGAACTGTTAAACAGTTAA
- a CDS encoding 4-hydroxy-3-methylbut-2-enyl diphosphate reductase, which translates to MEVIKIAPRGYCYGVVDAMVIARNASKDPNLPRPLYILGMIVHNQHVTEAFEEEGVVTLDGKNRLELLEDIHEGTVIFTAHGVSPEVKKRAEEKGLTVLDATCPDVTNTHDLIRKQVAEGYEIVYIGKKGHPEPEGAVGVAPDHVHLIQNEEDVKDLNVTSDKVMVTNQTTMSQWDVYDVMVAVQNKFPQTEMHQEICMATQVRQEAVAEQAGEADLTLVVGDPRSNNSCRLQQVSEEKAGTKAYRISDVSEIEYEWLEGVEKVAITAGASTPTPLVKEVIKFIEKYDVNDPETWDRTSKVEQRKILPKVKTKKA; encoded by the coding sequence ATGGAAGTAATTAAAATTGCTCCTAGAGGATACTGCTACGGAGTCGTGGATGCGATGGTCATCGCTCGAAACGCCTCTAAGGATCCAAATTTACCTCGTCCTTTATATATTTTAGGGATGATTGTCCATAATCAGCATGTAACCGAAGCATTTGAAGAAGAAGGTGTCGTAACATTAGACGGCAAAAACCGCTTAGAGCTACTGGAAGATATTCATGAGGGAACCGTCATATTCACAGCTCATGGCGTATCACCAGAAGTGAAAAAGCGTGCTGAGGAAAAAGGTTTAACCGTCTTAGACGCAACATGCCCAGATGTGACAAACACCCATGATTTAATTCGCAAACAAGTTGCTGAAGGATATGAAATTGTCTATATTGGCAAAAAAGGACACCCTGAGCCTGAAGGAGCCGTGGGAGTAGCACCAGACCATGTGCACCTGATTCAGAACGAAGAAGACGTTAAGGACTTAAATGTCACAAGCGATAAAGTGATGGTAACCAACCAAACGACAATGAGTCAGTGGGATGTTTACGATGTCATGGTAGCTGTCCAAAATAAATTTCCACAAACTGAAATGCACCAAGAAATTTGTATGGCAACTCAAGTAAGACAGGAAGCTGTTGCTGAACAAGCTGGAGAAGCAGATTTAACCCTAGTTGTCGGGGACCCAAGAAGTAATAACTCATGTCGCCTACAACAAGTATCTGAAGAAAAAGCTGGAACAAAAGCTTATCGCATCTCTGATGTAAGTGAAATTGAATATGAATGGCTTGAAGGGGTTGAAAAAGTAGCTATTACAGCAGGCGCATCAACTCCTACACCTCTTGTTAAAGAGGTCATCAAGTTTATCGAGAAATATGATGTAAATGATCCTGAAACATGGGATCGCACTTCTAAGGTTGAACAGCGTAAGATCTTGCCTAAGGTTAAAACGAAAAAAGCTTAA
- the dnaG gene encoding DNA primase, with protein sequence MVIDMSNRIPENVVEEIRTSNDIVDVVGEYVQLKKKSRNYFGLCPFHGEKTPSFSVSPDKQIFHCFGCGKGGNVLTFVREIEGVSFQEAVQMLAEKSGHQIPQATNEDGNEASGQNQEIQNLYEAHEWLTKLYHHLLRHTKEGKDGYEYLQERELTQETIDTFQLGYAPNAKDFTLKFLQNKGFHPQTMVRGGLLSYNEDNGEYGDRFRGRIIFPIRNHQGKTVGFAGRSVHGNDPKYLNSPETELFHKGKLLFNFDLARSEIRKQGEVVLFEGQMDVISAYQAGIKNGIATLGTAITDAQAKLIRRYVEKVIICYDSDNAGIEASYKAANLLHKAGCDVRVANIPEGKDPDEYIHTHGSEAFRNHVLDSSATYMGFIIKYLRRGFNLQHEGDRIRYIEKVLDEIAKVDKPVERDYYLRDLASDHDLSLEVLEKEITDRRKKQGREKDNNASTSYTNYKVEKKQDAKLLPAYHNAERHLIYYMMQDAAIADKVQDTIGGAFNLNEHQVIVTYLYAYYEEGYSPNPGQFIEQLPDPNMKSLVTEIAMMKLQPDISDQEIQDYIRVISAKKNEKENITSLQKQQKEAERQNDPVKAAQIAMEILKLKQSLKSN encoded by the coding sequence ATGGTGATAGACATGTCAAACCGCATTCCAGAGAATGTTGTAGAAGAAATCCGTACATCAAATGATATTGTTGATGTCGTTGGAGAATATGTACAGTTAAAAAAGAAGAGTCGGAATTATTTCGGTCTTTGTCCATTCCATGGTGAGAAAACTCCTTCGTTTTCCGTTTCTCCAGATAAGCAAATTTTTCATTGCTTTGGATGCGGAAAGGGCGGGAATGTTCTCACTTTTGTTCGAGAAATAGAAGGTGTATCATTTCAAGAGGCTGTTCAAATGCTTGCTGAAAAGAGTGGGCATCAAATTCCCCAAGCAACTAATGAGGATGGGAATGAAGCTAGTGGTCAAAATCAAGAGATTCAAAATCTCTATGAAGCTCATGAGTGGTTGACTAAATTGTACCATCATTTACTTCGACATACAAAAGAAGGTAAAGATGGTTATGAGTATCTACAAGAGCGAGAGTTGACCCAGGAAACGATTGATACATTTCAATTAGGGTATGCTCCAAATGCAAAGGACTTTACCTTAAAGTTTCTACAGAACAAAGGATTCCACCCTCAAACGATGGTACGAGGCGGATTGTTATCTTATAACGAGGATAATGGAGAGTATGGCGATCGGTTTAGAGGTCGTATTATTTTCCCAATCCGAAACCATCAAGGAAAAACAGTTGGGTTTGCCGGGCGCAGTGTACACGGCAATGACCCTAAATATTTAAACAGCCCTGAAACAGAGCTTTTTCACAAAGGTAAATTGCTCTTTAACTTCGACTTAGCGCGATCAGAAATTAGAAAACAAGGAGAAGTTGTTCTATTTGAGGGGCAAATGGATGTTATATCGGCTTACCAAGCTGGGATTAAAAATGGCATTGCAACACTTGGCACAGCAATTACTGATGCACAGGCAAAACTTATTCGAAGATATGTCGAAAAAGTTATTATTTGTTATGACTCGGACAATGCTGGGATAGAAGCCTCCTATAAGGCTGCCAATTTACTTCATAAAGCCGGTTGTGATGTTCGCGTCGCTAACATACCTGAAGGAAAAGACCCCGATGAGTATATTCACACACATGGTAGTGAAGCATTTCGGAATCATGTTTTAGATTCAAGTGCTACTTATATGGGCTTTATCATAAAGTATTTGAGGCGCGGGTTTAACCTACAACATGAAGGAGATCGGATTCGCTATATCGAAAAGGTATTAGATGAGATAGCGAAAGTCGATAAACCGGTTGAACGTGACTATTATTTACGAGATTTGGCATCAGATCATGATCTTTCTTTAGAGGTTTTAGAAAAGGAAATCACAGATCGCAGAAAAAAGCAAGGCCGTGAGAAGGATAATAATGCTTCGACTAGCTATACTAATTATAAAGTAGAGAAGAAGCAAGATGCGAAATTATTGCCGGCTTATCATAATGCAGAAAGGCATCTGATTTACTATATGATGCAAGATGCTGCGATTGCAGATAAAGTTCAAGATACAATCGGTGGTGCGTTTAATTTAAATGAACATCAGGTCATAGTAACGTATTTATATGCTTACTATGAAGAGGGATACTCCCCAAACCCTGGTCAGTTTATAGAGCAACTACCTGATCCAAATATGAAGAGTCTAGTGACTGAAATTGCAATGATGAAGCTACAACCCGATATAAGCGATCAAGAAATTCAAGATTACATCCGAGTTATTTCCGCCAAGAAAAATGAAAAAGAGAACATCACTTCACTACAAAAGCAACAAAAAGAAGCTGAACGTCAAAATGATCCAGTTAAAGCGGCTCAAATTGCGATGGAGATCTTGAAGCTCAAGCAAAGCTTGAAATCAAATTAA
- a CDS encoding peroxidase-related enzyme (This protein belongs to a clade of uncharacterized proteins related to peroxidases such as the alkylhydroperoxidase AhpD.) codes for MPWIKPVKQQNLKEYKIYEELEKPVPIFNRMVAHSPDILEAFIPLQNAVKNTFLSDDYREAIITYVSIKNGCEFCTKSHATVLGELIGESEVVKKLTNYQSEDWDEKLKSILNYAEKLTSKPVSVTKEDITQMQSHGYREKEIFEINQVVAYTTYTNQMSVGLGL; via the coding sequence ATGCCGTGGATCAAACCCGTAAAACAACAAAACCTAAAAGAATATAAAATATATGAAGAACTTGAAAAACCTGTTCCAATTTTCAATCGAATGGTGGCTCATTCACCAGATATACTAGAAGCATTCATACCTTTACAGAATGCGGTGAAAAATACATTTCTTTCAGATGATTATCGGGAGGCTATTATTACGTACGTATCAATAAAAAATGGATGTGAGTTTTGCACCAAAAGTCATGCTACCGTTTTAGGAGAATTAATTGGGGAGAGCGAAGTAGTAAAAAAGCTAACCAATTATCAATCAGAGGATTGGGATGAGAAACTAAAATCCATTTTGAACTACGCAGAAAAACTTACCTCTAAGCCTGTTTCAGTAACCAAAGAAGATATAACTCAAATGCAAAGTCATGGATATAGGGAAAAAGAAATTTTCGAAATCAATCAAGTTGTGGCTTATACGACTTATACGAATCAAATGTCGGTAGGGCTTGGATTATAA